From one Staphylococcus kloosii genomic stretch:
- the rnhC gene encoding ribonuclease HIII, protein MSNIVHKLSASEVNQLIKRLDFETSNLPQGMKAKLKYKGTVISIYNSNKVMFQGSNAESTANELLPHVSSNNTTKSSSSTKSSTKKSATHPPFNKYNCIGSDEAGSGDYFGPLTVCAAYVSKEHCQVLKTLGVDDSKKLTDTKIVELAEQLVTFIPHSLLTLDNKNYNIKQASGWSQVKMKAVLHNEAIKNVTAKIETDALDYIVIDQFAEPNVYKRYALTQLPFEERTCFETKGESKSLAIAAASIISRYAFVKNMDHLSKKLNTTLPKGASNKVDLSAAKIIERWDINVLDDITKKHFANRNKALALVNKKHN, encoded by the coding sequence ATGAGCAATATCGTACATAAATTATCAGCATCGGAAGTAAACCAATTAATTAAACGGTTAGACTTTGAGACATCTAACCTTCCTCAAGGTATGAAAGCTAAACTCAAATATAAAGGAACGGTTATTTCTATATATAACTCAAATAAAGTGATGTTCCAGGGAAGCAATGCAGAAAGTACAGCAAACGAACTGTTACCTCATGTCAGTTCAAATAATACTACTAAAAGTTCATCATCTACTAAATCGTCTACTAAAAAATCGGCGACACACCCACCTTTTAATAAATATAATTGTATCGGCAGTGATGAAGCAGGCAGTGGAGATTATTTTGGTCCTTTAACTGTTTGTGCCGCATACGTATCTAAAGAACATTGCCAAGTGTTGAAAACTTTAGGCGTTGACGATTCAAAGAAACTTACCGACACTAAAATAGTAGAACTCGCTGAACAACTTGTTACATTTATACCTCATTCATTATTAACATTGGATAATAAAAATTATAATATCAAACAAGCTAGTGGTTGGTCCCAAGTTAAAATGAAAGCCGTGTTACATAATGAAGCGATTAAAAATGTTACTGCAAAAATAGAAACTGACGCCTTAGATTATATCGTTATCGATCAATTTGCCGAACCTAACGTTTATAAAAGATATGCATTAACTCAGCTCCCTTTCGAAGAACGAACTTGCTTTGAAACTAAGGGAGAGTCTAAATCTTTAGCCATCGCAGCAGCAAGTATCATATCACGTTATGCATTCGTTAAAAATATGGATCATCTGTCAAAAAAACTCAATACAACGTTGCCTAAAGGGGCAAGTAACAAAGTAGACTTGAGTGCAGCAAAAATAATTGAACGTTGGGATATCAATGTACTAGATGATATTACGAAAAAACATTTTGCCAACCGTAATAAAGCACTGGCATTAGTTAATAAAAAACACAATTAG
- a CDS encoding CvpA family protein, translating into MIIDLAVALVFLYMAVIGFRRGFGFSVLHGACTVVALIISNAYYLMIARRLELFVPFPKTLAYDMKFAVPFEQLQQRFYHIIAFIFIAIIVKLILYAIVAVFDNMIKQSHITLWSRIVGVIVSIITSLIVVNLALYVLAIYPNDIVQSQLSVSLIAKPLILNIPFLSHFILKI; encoded by the coding sequence ATGATTATAGATTTAGCTGTAGCGCTTGTTTTTTTATACATGGCAGTTATAGGCTTTAGACGTGGTTTTGGTTTTAGTGTATTACATGGGGCTTGTACAGTAGTAGCCTTAATTATAAGCAATGCATACTATCTTATGATTGCACGTCGATTAGAATTGTTTGTTCCGTTTCCGAAAACGTTGGCATATGATATGAAATTTGCCGTACCGTTCGAACAGTTGCAACAACGGTTTTATCATATTATTGCATTTATTTTTATTGCTATCATAGTGAAGTTGATTCTCTATGCTATTGTAGCTGTATTTGATAATATGATTAAGCAATCTCATATTACGCTATGGAGTAGAATTGTTGGCGTGATTGTTAGTATAATTACTTCATTAATAGTAGTGAATTTAGCACTTTATGTTTTAGCAATCTATCCAAATGACATAGTGCAATCACAACTTTCAGTATCTTTGATAGCTAAACCGTTAATTTTAAACATACCATTTTTATCACACTTTATTTTAAAAATATAA
- the polX gene encoding DNA polymerase/3'-5' exonuclease PolX yields the protein MTKKDVIQLLEKIATYMELKGENTFKVSAYRKAAQSLEIDERPLEEIEDVTELKGIGKGVGEVIDEYRHTGESTTLADLEQEVPAGLVPLLKIQGLGSKKIAKLYKELNITDKEALQNACEQGKVSELSGFAKKTEQNILEAVKALGAKKDHYPIDQMRGLSAEINEFLDTIDDIDKYEVAGSFRRYKEVSKDLDYIISTTKPQEVQEALIKIPNKQKEVAVGSTKVSLEVSYDDETIGVDFRLIEPAAFYHTLQHFSGSKDHNIRIRQMAKDKNEKISEYGIEQADGKLIQYQSEEEIYQHFDVDWIAPAMREDGSEFDKDLSNVITLNDINGDIHMHTTYSDGAFSIKDMIEANIKKGYEFMVITDHSQSLKVANGLSEERLLRQNEEIKELNKQYDEIDIYSGIEMDILPDGSLDYSDEVLAKLDYVIAAIHQSFNQSEEEIMQRLENACRNPYVRHIAHPTGRIIGRRPGYEPNIDKLCALAEETNTILEINANPKRLDLIADVVKKHPNVQLTINTDAHHVDHLEFMKYGVATAQKGFVHKDRVINTMTRESFKSMIENNIKLKK from the coding sequence ATGACAAAAAAAGATGTAATCCAATTATTAGAAAAAATTGCCACTTATATGGAATTAAAAGGTGAGAATACATTTAAGGTTTCAGCTTATAGAAAAGCGGCTCAAAGTTTAGAAATAGATGAACGACCTTTAGAGGAAATTGAAGACGTTACAGAACTTAAAGGTATAGGCAAAGGCGTTGGCGAAGTAATTGATGAATATAGACACACTGGTGAATCAACAACTTTAGCAGACCTTGAACAAGAAGTTCCTGCAGGCTTAGTACCATTGTTAAAAATACAAGGATTAGGTAGTAAAAAAATTGCTAAGTTATATAAAGAATTAAATATCACTGATAAAGAAGCGCTACAAAATGCCTGTGAACAAGGTAAAGTGAGTGAACTTAGCGGTTTTGCTAAAAAAACAGAACAAAATATTTTAGAAGCAGTAAAAGCGTTAGGTGCTAAAAAAGATCATTATCCTATTGACCAAATGCGCGGATTAAGTGCAGAAATAAATGAATTTTTAGATACTATTGATGATATAGATAAATATGAAGTTGCCGGTAGCTTTAGAAGATATAAAGAAGTTAGTAAAGATTTAGATTACATTATTAGTACTACTAAACCCCAAGAAGTTCAAGAAGCGTTAATTAAAATACCAAATAAACAAAAAGAAGTCGCAGTTGGCTCTACAAAAGTGTCACTTGAAGTAAGCTACGATGACGAAACAATCGGCGTAGATTTCCGACTTATTGAACCAGCAGCTTTTTATCATACGTTACAACATTTTTCAGGTTCAAAGGATCACAATATTAGAATTCGTCAAATGGCAAAGGATAAAAATGAAAAAATAAGTGAATATGGTATAGAACAAGCAGATGGCAAATTAATACAATATCAAAGTGAAGAAGAAATATACCAACATTTTGACGTAGATTGGATTGCGCCTGCAATGCGTGAAGATGGTAGTGAATTTGATAAAGACTTATCAAACGTAATAACACTTAATGATATAAACGGCGATATCCATATGCATACAACATATAGTGATGGCGCATTTAGCATCAAAGATATGATCGAAGCAAACATCAAAAAAGGATATGAGTTTATGGTTATCACTGACCATTCTCAAAGTCTAAAAGTTGCTAATGGTTTATCTGAAGAACGATTATTGCGTCAAAATGAAGAAATTAAAGAACTTAATAAGCAATACGATGAAATAGATATTTATTCTGGTATAGAAATGGATATTTTACCAGATGGAAGTTTAGACTATAGTGATGAAGTATTAGCTAAACTAGATTATGTTATTGCTGCGATTCATCAAAGCTTTAATCAAAGTGAAGAGGAAATTATGCAACGTTTAGAAAATGCTTGCCGTAATCCTTATGTAAGACATATCGCGCATCCTACTGGACGTATTATAGGTAGACGACCTGGTTATGAACCTAATATTGATAAATTATGTGCATTAGCAGAAGAAACAAACACTATATTAGAAATTAATGCGAATCCAAAGCGTCTTGATTTAATTGCAGACGTTGTTAAAAAACATCCTAATGTTCAATTAACAATAAATACTGACGCACATCACGTAGATCATTTAGAATTTATGAAATATGGTGTAGCTACAGCGCAAAAAGGATTTGTTCATAAAGATAGAGTCATAAATACTATGACGAGAGAATCATTTAAATCAATGATTGAAAACAACATTAAATTGAAGAAATAG
- the pheT gene encoding phenylalanine--tRNA ligase subunit beta, with product MLISKEWLESYVNVNQPVNVLAERITRTGIEVDDIIDYTQDIKNLVVGYIISKTSHPDADKLNICSVDIGEEEPVQIVCGAPNVDEGQTVIVAKVGGRLPGGIKIKKAKLRGQQSAGMICSLQEIGIASNLVPKQFEDGIFVFPDTVEPGTDALSALYLNDQVMEFDLTPNRADALSMVGTAYEAAALYNTSMTKPQTETTDADESIHDSMSVTVENPDKTPYYSVRGVKNVKIAPSPIWMQTRLIKAGIRPINNVVDISNYVLLEYGQPLHMFDKDQIGSEQIVVRQAQENETMTTLDDQQRSLVSGDIVITNGQQPVALGGVMGGDFSEVTPNTTNVLVEGAIFDPVSIRHTSRRLNLRSESSSRFEKGIATEFVNEAVDRACYLLETYAGGTVLKDRVSQGDLGEFVTPINITVDKVNNTIGFDLSADDIINIFVQLGFKTENNNDTLTVHVPSRRKDITIQEDLIEEIARIYGYDEIPSTLPVFDTVTSGKLTDRQAKTRIVKGSLEGAGLSEAINYSLINKERARQLTLVDRDTTELLMPMSEAHSTLRQSLIPHLIDAVSYNVARKNKDVRLFELGRVFFDNGKGNLPDEVEYLSGILTGDYVTNDWQNKKEEIDFFIAKGVVDRIAETLDITFDYANGEIEGMHPGRTAMIYLNDEVVGFVGELHPTVEQAYDLNRTYVFELNYEKLMAVQVGYINYEPIPRFPGAARDIALLINRETPSAELIQTIKQHGGNILQDTQVFDVYEGEHVAEDEKSVAIRLYYLDTEETLTDDKVNAVHDDILEALQNNGATIR from the coding sequence ATGTTAATTTCAAAAGAATGGTTAGAATCTTACGTTAATGTCAATCAACCTGTTAATGTTCTTGCCGAAAGAATAACACGTACAGGTATTGAAGTTGACGATATTATTGATTATACGCAAGATATTAAAAATTTAGTTGTCGGTTATATAATTTCAAAAACTTCCCACCCTGACGCAGACAAATTAAATATTTGTTCAGTAGATATCGGTGAAGAGGAACCAGTACAAATTGTTTGTGGTGCGCCAAACGTAGATGAAGGGCAAACAGTAATCGTTGCTAAAGTAGGTGGTAGATTACCTGGTGGCATTAAGATAAAGAAAGCTAAATTACGTGGCCAACAATCTGCCGGTATGATTTGTTCATTACAAGAAATCGGTATAGCTAGTAATTTAGTACCTAAACAATTTGAGGACGGTATATTTGTTTTCCCTGATACTGTAGAGCCTGGTACAGATGCACTATCTGCTTTATATTTGAATGATCAAGTAATGGAATTTGATTTAACGCCAAATAGAGCAGATGCACTAAGCATGGTAGGTACGGCGTATGAAGCTGCGGCACTATATAATACTTCTATGACAAAACCACAAACGGAAACTACAGATGCTGATGAATCAATACATGACAGCATGTCAGTAACGGTAGAAAACCCAGATAAGACACCTTATTACAGTGTAAGAGGGGTTAAAAACGTTAAAATTGCTCCTTCTCCAATTTGGATGCAAACACGTTTAATCAAAGCAGGCATTAGACCTATTAATAACGTTGTAGATATTTCAAACTATGTGTTATTAGAATATGGTCAACCATTGCATATGTTCGATAAAGACCAAATCGGTTCAGAACAAATCGTCGTAAGACAAGCACAAGAAAATGAAACGATGACAACACTTGATGACCAACAACGTAGTTTAGTTTCAGGAGATATCGTCATTACTAACGGCCAACAACCTGTAGCTTTAGGTGGCGTAATGGGTGGAGACTTTTCAGAAGTAACACCAAATACGACTAATGTGTTAGTTGAAGGTGCTATTTTTGATCCGGTATCAATTCGCCATACATCTCGTCGATTAAACTTACGTAGTGAATCTTCAAGCCGTTTTGAAAAAGGTATTGCGACTGAATTCGTCAACGAAGCCGTAGATAGAGCATGTTATTTATTAGAAACTTATGCCGGCGGTACTGTGCTAAAAGACCGTGTATCACAAGGTGACTTAGGAGAATTTGTTACGCCGATAAATATAACAGTAGATAAAGTCAACAATACTATTGGTTTTGACTTAAGTGCAGACGATATTATTAATATCTTTGTGCAATTAGGTTTTAAAACTGAAAATAATAATGACACTTTAACTGTACATGTACCATCAAGACGTAAAGACATCACGATTCAAGAAGATTTAATTGAAGAAATTGCTAGAATATATGGTTATGACGAAATTCCTTCTACATTACCAGTATTCGATACTGTTACAAGTGGTAAATTGACTGACAGACAAGCTAAGACACGAATTGTTAAAGGTTCATTAGAAGGCGCGGGCTTGAGCGAAGCAATTAATTATTCTTTAATTAATAAAGAAAGAGCGCGACAACTCACTCTAGTAGATAGAGATACTACAGAGTTATTAATGCCTATGAGTGAAGCGCATTCGACTTTACGTCAAAGTTTAATTCCACATTTAATTGATGCCGTATCTTATAACGTTGCTCGTAAAAATAAAGACGTAAGATTATTTGAATTAGGACGAGTATTTTTCGACAATGGTAAGGGTAATTTGCCGGATGAAGTAGAATACTTAAGTGGTATTTTAACTGGCGATTATGTAACAAATGATTGGCAAAATAAAAAAGAAGAAATTGATTTCTTTATCGCTAAAGGTGTTGTAGACAGAATCGCAGAAACTTTAGACATCACTTTTGACTATGCTAATGGCGAAATTGAAGGTATGCATCCAGGTAGAACTGCTATGATTTATTTAAACGATGAAGTTGTAGGTTTTGTTGGAGAATTACATCCAACAGTTGAGCAAGCTTATGATTTAAATCGTACTTATGTATTTGAATTAAACTACGAAAAATTAATGGCTGTTCAAGTTGGTTATATTAATTATGAACCAATCCCAAGATTCCCTGGTGCTGCGAGAGATATAGCATTATTAATTAATAGAGAAACACCATCAGCTGAACTAATCCAAACAATTAAACAACATGGTGGCAATATTTTACAAGATACACAGGTGTTTGATGTTTATGAAGGTGAACACGTTGCTGAAGATGAAAAATCTGTTGCAATAAGACTATATTATTTAGATACAGAAGAAACTTTAACTGATGATAAAGTTAATGCTGTCCATGATGATATTTTAGAAGCATTACAAAATAATGGTGCAACAATTCGATAA
- a CDS encoding endonuclease MutS2: MRQKSLDVLEFDKIKALVEKETISDIGREKSQNMSPATDLNTVQFQIDETDELSQIYNKHRLPSLSGLSKVSQLIHRATIGGVLNVSELNLIKRLIQVQNQFKTFYNQLLEDDEEILYPILHGRMDQLPVLTDLYQTIHQKCDTYDLYDNASYELQGIRSKIASTTQKIKQNLDRIVKSQSNQKKLSDALVTVRNDRNVIPVKAEYRQDFNGIVHDQSASGQTLYIEPNSVVEMNNTISRLKNDEAVERERILIELTAEVATEAEGCLTAENVMGQIDFLIAKARYASSIKATKPTFNTERTVYLPKAFHPLLDQDTVVANTIEFAEDISTVIITGPNTGGKTVTLKTLGLIVVMAQSGLLVPTLDGSQLSIFENVFCDIGDEQSIEQSLSTFSSHMKNIVEILQEATADSLILFDELGAGTDPSEGAALAMSILDYVHNVNSLVMATTHYPELKAYSYNRDGVMNASVEFDVTTLSPTYKLLMGVPGRSNAFDISSKLGLDKTIIQQAQSMIGQDEQEINEMIASLESNSKRVDDQRIELDRLLREAQETHDNLEKKYEQYQAYEKRLMDEAKDKANQRVKSATQEADQILKDLRTLRDKKGADVKEHELIDKKKQLDDQYEAKDIKQQVKKQKWDEIHAGDEVKVLTYGQKGEVLEVVSNDEAIVQMGIIKMKLPLSDLEKTKKTQEAPTKMVKRQNRQNIKMDLDLRGYRYEEALNELDQYIDQAVLSNYQQVNIIHGKGTGALQKGVQNYLKNHKSVASYRNGMPSEGGFGVTVVELK, from the coding sequence ATGAGACAGAAATCATTAGATGTCTTAGAATTCGATAAAATTAAAGCCTTAGTTGAGAAGGAAACCATTAGTGATATTGGTCGCGAAAAATCGCAGAACATGTCACCTGCAACAGATTTAAATACGGTCCAATTTCAAATTGATGAAACAGATGAATTATCCCAAATCTATAATAAGCATAGATTGCCTAGTTTGAGTGGACTTTCGAAAGTTTCACAATTAATTCATAGAGCAACAATCGGTGGGGTATTAAACGTTAGCGAACTGAATTTAATTAAACGACTAATTCAAGTGCAAAACCAATTCAAAACATTTTATAATCAATTGCTAGAAGACGATGAAGAGATTTTATATCCTATTTTGCATGGTAGAATGGACCAATTACCTGTACTAACGGATTTGTATCAAACCATTCATCAAAAATGTGATACGTATGATTTATATGATAATGCGAGTTATGAATTGCAAGGCATTCGTAGTAAGATTGCTAGCACTACACAAAAAATAAAGCAAAATCTTGATAGAATTGTTAAAAGTCAAAGCAACCAAAAGAAATTATCTGACGCGTTAGTTACAGTTAGAAATGACCGTAATGTTATTCCTGTTAAAGCAGAATACCGTCAAGATTTTAATGGTATCGTGCATGATCAATCCGCATCAGGTCAAACATTATATATCGAACCTAATTCTGTTGTAGAAATGAACAATACAATTAGTAGATTGAAAAATGATGAAGCGGTTGAAAGAGAACGTATTTTAATCGAATTAACTGCGGAAGTTGCAACTGAAGCAGAAGGTTGTTTAACGGCTGAAAATGTAATGGGACAAATTGACTTTTTAATCGCTAAAGCGCGTTATGCTAGTTCAATTAAAGCAACAAAACCAACATTTAATACAGAACGTACTGTTTATTTACCTAAAGCATTTCATCCATTATTGGATCAAGATACCGTTGTTGCAAATACGATTGAATTTGCCGAAGATATATCAACAGTGATAATTACAGGACCAAATACTGGTGGTAAAACAGTTACTTTAAAGACACTTGGTCTTATTGTTGTTATGGCACAATCAGGTTTATTAGTACCTACTTTAGATGGTAGCCAATTAAGTATCTTTGAAAATGTCTTTTGTGATATTGGTGATGAACAATCTATAGAACAATCACTCTCTACATTTTCATCTCATATGAAAAACATAGTAGAAATACTACAAGAGGCAACAGCAGATAGTTTGATTTTATTCGATGAGCTGGGTGCAGGAACGGACCCTAGTGAGGGTGCTGCGCTTGCTATGAGTATTTTAGATTATGTACACAACGTCAATAGTTTAGTGATGGCTACGACTCATTATCCAGAATTAAAAGCATATAGCTATAATAGAGACGGTGTTATGAATGCGAGTGTTGAATTTGATGTAACAACGTTAAGTCCAACATATAAATTGTTAATGGGTGTACCTGGTCGTTCCAATGCTTTTGACATATCAAGCAAACTAGGTTTGGATAAAACGATTATTCAACAAGCTCAATCTATGATTGGTCAAGATGAACAGGAAATTAACGAAATGATAGCTTCGCTTGAAAGCAATTCTAAACGCGTAGATGACCAGCGTATAGAACTCGACAGATTATTGAGAGAAGCACAAGAAACACATGATAACTTAGAGAAAAAATACGAACAATATCAGGCTTATGAAAAACGTTTAATGGATGAAGCGAAAGATAAAGCTAATCAACGTGTTAAATCTGCAACACAAGAAGCGGATCAAATATTAAAAGATTTAAGAACATTACGTGATAAAAAAGGCGCCGACGTAAAAGAACATGAACTTATAGATAAGAAAAAACAACTTGATGATCAATATGAAGCAAAAGATATTAAACAACAGGTTAAAAAACAAAAATGGGATGAGATTCATGCGGGCGATGAAGTCAAAGTATTAACTTATGGTCAAAAAGGTGAAGTACTAGAAGTAGTATCCAATGATGAAGCAATTGTACAAATGGGAATCATTAAAATGAAACTGCCATTAAGCGACTTAGAAAAAACTAAAAAGACCCAAGAAGCGCCTACTAAAATGGTTAAGCGTCAAAATAGACAAAATATAAAAATGGATTTAGACTTAAGAGGTTATCGTTATGAAGAAGCACTTAATGAACTAGACCAATATATTGACCAAGCTGTATTAAGCAATTATCAGCAAGTTAATATTATTCATGGGAAAGGGACAGGTGCTTTGCAAAAAGGTGTGCAAAACTATTTGAAAAACCATAAAAGTGTGGCATCATATAGAAATGGAATGCCAAGCGAAGGTGGTTTTGGCGTTACGGTAGTAGAACTAAAATAA
- the pheS gene encoding phenylalanine--tRNA ligase subunit alpha — MVQTEEMSQLQQQALIDINEAANEKELQDVKVKYLGKKGSVSGLMKHMKDLPNEEKPQYGQQVNEVRQAIETEIESRQELLAKEQLEQQLATEKIDVTLPSRKMAIGAKHPLTRTIEEIEDLFLGLGYEIVDGYEVEQDYYNFEALNLPKSHPARDMQDSFYITEEILMRTHTSPVQARTMEKRNGKAPVKIICPGKVYRRDSDDATHSHQFTQIEGLVVDENIKMSDLKGTLELLAKSLFGDEREIRLRPSYFPFTEPSVEVDISCFKCKGKGCNVCKHTGWIEILGSGMVHPNVLEKAGYDSTKYTGFAFGMGPDRIAMLKYGIEDIRHFYTNDVRFLNQFKAVEDRGEQ, encoded by the coding sequence ATGGTTCAAACTGAAGAAATGTCACAGTTACAACAGCAAGCATTAATTGATATTAATGAAGCTGCGAATGAAAAAGAATTACAAGATGTTAAAGTTAAATATTTAGGTAAAAAAGGTTCAGTTAGTGGATTAATGAAACATATGAAAGATTTACCTAATGAAGAGAAACCACAATATGGCCAACAAGTTAATGAAGTGAGACAAGCTATTGAAACTGAAATTGAATCACGCCAAGAATTATTGGCTAAAGAACAATTAGAACAACAGTTAGCGACTGAAAAAATTGATGTTACATTACCTAGTCGAAAAATGGCAATCGGTGCAAAACACCCTTTAACACGTACAATTGAAGAAATAGAAGATTTATTTTTAGGTTTAGGCTATGAAATAGTTGATGGTTATGAAGTAGAACAGGACTATTATAATTTTGAAGCATTAAACTTACCTAAATCACACCCAGCACGTGATATGCAAGATAGTTTCTATATTACTGAAGAAATATTAATGCGTACACATACATCTCCTGTACAAGCAAGAACAATGGAAAAAAGAAACGGCAAAGCACCAGTTAAAATCATTTGCCCTGGTAAAGTATATCGCCGTGATTCAGATGATGCGACACATAGTCATCAATTTACGCAAATTGAAGGTTTAGTAGTTGATGAAAATATAAAAATGAGTGACCTTAAAGGTACCTTAGAATTATTAGCGAAAAGTTTATTTGGTGACGAGCGAGAAATTCGTTTAAGACCAAGTTATTTCCCATTCACTGAACCTTCAGTAGAAGTGGATATTTCATGTTTCAAATGTAAGGGTAAAGGTTGTAACGTTTGTAAACATACAGGTTGGATAGAGATTTTAGGTTCTGGAATGGTACATCCAAATGTTTTAGAAAAAGCTGGTTACGATTCTACAAAATATACAGGTTTTGCATTTGGTATGGGACCAGACCGTATTGCAATGTTGAAATACGGTATTGAAGATATTCGTCATTTCTATACAAATGATGTGAGATTCTTAAATCAATTTAAAGCAGTAGAAGATAGAGGTGAGCAATAA
- a CDS encoding TrmH family RNA methyltransferase, with protein sequence MENITSAQNNKIKQAIKLAKKRERDKTGLALIEGYHLIEEAYKSNIAIKQLFMVEPDRVDDAIVEYAELTFEINLKVAEALSGTVTPQGFFAVIEKPVYDKNDAQQVLLIDRIQDPGNLGTLIRTADAAGLDLIVLEKGTADPYQDKVLRASQGSVFHLPIITAELIDFVNDFNGPIYGTALENAVSFKSIEQQEKFGILLGNEGEGVKPELLEAVTDNITIPMYGKAESLNVAIAGSILMYHLKG encoded by the coding sequence ATGGAAAATATTACTTCGGCTCAAAACAACAAAATTAAACAGGCAATTAAGTTAGCCAAAAAGCGTGAACGAGATAAGACAGGACTTGCACTAATTGAAGGATATCATTTGATTGAAGAAGCGTATAAAAGCAATATTGCAATCAAACAATTGTTTATGGTTGAACCAGATAGAGTTGATGATGCAATCGTAGAATATGCAGAACTCACTTTTGAGATTAATTTAAAAGTTGCAGAGGCCTTATCTGGTACGGTAACACCGCAAGGTTTTTTCGCAGTAATTGAAAAACCTGTTTATGATAAAAATGATGCGCAACAAGTATTACTTATCGACAGAATTCAAGACCCAGGTAATTTAGGTACTTTAATAAGAACAGCAGATGCAGCTGGATTAGATTTAATTGTTTTAGAAAAAGGAACTGCAGATCCATACCAAGATAAAGTTTTAAGAGCAAGTCAGGGCAGTGTGTTTCATTTGCCAATTATCACTGCGGAATTAATTGACTTTGTGAATGACTTTAATGGTCCAATTTACGGAACGGCACTTGAAAATGCTGTGTCATTCAAATCAATTGAGCAACAGGAAAAATTTGGAATTTTATTAGGTAATGAAGGAGAAGGTGTTAAACCTGAATTACTAGAAGCAGTTACTGATAATATTACAATACCTATGTACGGGAAAGCTGAAAGTTTAAATGTTGCTATTGCTGGTAGCATATTAATGTATCATTTGAAAGGTTGA
- the zapA gene encoding cell division protein ZapA, whose protein sequence is MGEFKNRINVIINDKHYTIVGTDNPEHIRYVANLVDEKLKELGRKNAGLDTTRKAVLTAVNVMHEKVQLEEENYRLQQELQQYKNRENQ, encoded by the coding sequence ATGGGTGAGTTTAAGAATAGAATCAACGTAATCATAAATGATAAACATTATACAATAGTAGGAACTGATAATCCTGAACATATACGCTACGTTGCAAATTTGGTTGACGAAAAGTTAAAAGAATTAGGTCGTAAAAATGCAGGATTAGATACGACGCGTAAAGCAGTGCTTACTGCAGTGAACGTCATGCATGAAAAAGTGCAATTAGAAGAAGAAAACTATAGACTACAACAAGAATTACAGCAATATAAAAATAGAGAAAATCAATGA